From one Cyanobacterium stanieri PCC 7202 genomic stretch:
- a CDS encoding hypothetical protein (COGs: COG3937 conserved hypothetical protein~KEGG: cyh:Cyan8802_3187 hypothetical protein~SPTR: Putative uncharacterized protein) — protein sequence MENNDWLKQLLMIGVGTTSLAAEKIKEVSDQWVKEGKINSDQAKGIVDDLMQQMQSESGNFQTQMERQLRNMLQDLGVPRQSEMDELRGRIDRLERQIRDLENKSWR from the coding sequence ATGGAAAATAACGATTGGTTAAAACAGTTATTAATGATTGGTGTGGGTACGACTTCTTTGGCGGCAGAGAAAATTAAGGAAGTTAGTGATCAATGGGTAAAAGAAGGGAAAATAAATTCGGATCAAGCCAAGGGAATAGTTGATGATTTGATGCAACAAATGCAGTCAGAGTCAGGTAATTTTCAAACTCAAATGGAGCGTCAATTGCGTAATATGTTGCAAGATTTGGGTGTACCTAGGCAGTCTGAAATGGACGAATTAAGAGGTAGAATTGATCGTTTGGAAAGACAAATTAGAGATTTAGAGAATAAATCTTGGCGTTAA
- a CDS encoding photosystem I assembly BtpA (PFAM: BtpA family~TIGRFAM: membrane complex biogenesis protein, BtpA family~COGs: COG0434 TIM-barrel enzyme~InterPro IPR005137~KEGG: syn:sll0634 BtpA~PFAM: photosystem I assembly BtpA~SPTR: Photosystem I biogenesis protein BtpA) produces the protein MITEQIFGKKNPIIGVVHLLPLPTSARWGGDLQAVMERAEQEATALAAGGVDGIIIENFFDAPFTKDKVDPAVISAMTLIVDRIMSLVMLPIGLNVLRNDAITGLAIASCVGAKFIRVNVYTGVMATDQGLIEGKAHEIQRYRRELGQDIAIFADVLVKHARPLGTPNLTSAVKDTIERGLADAVILSGWATGLPPNLEDLELAQQAANGTPVLIGSGADIDNIGELMGFADGVIVASSIKRKGNINETIDPTRVSQFVEAAQEVVEKKPEKVKEMR, from the coding sequence ATGATAACTGAACAAATATTTGGCAAAAAAAACCCCATTATCGGAGTTGTACATCTACTACCTTTGCCCACTTCTGCTCGTTGGGGAGGAGATTTACAAGCAGTTATGGAAAGGGCAGAACAAGAAGCAACTGCTTTGGCGGCGGGAGGAGTTGATGGTATTATCATTGAAAATTTTTTTGATGCTCCTTTTACTAAGGATAAAGTAGATCCTGCGGTCATAAGTGCCATGACTTTAATAGTTGATCGTATTATGAGTTTGGTTATGTTACCCATCGGCTTAAATGTGTTGCGCAATGATGCTATTACGGGTTTGGCGATCGCCTCTTGTGTGGGTGCCAAGTTTATCCGAGTCAATGTCTATACGGGAGTAATGGCAACGGATCAAGGTTTGATTGAGGGAAAAGCCCATGAAATCCAACGCTATCGCCGAGAATTGGGTCAGGATATAGCCATTTTTGCCGATGTCTTGGTAAAACACGCCCGTCCTTTGGGTACTCCCAATTTAACCAGCGCAGTTAAAGATACCATCGAAAGAGGTTTGGCGGATGCTGTTATTTTATCAGGTTGGGCAACGGGTTTACCCCCTAATCTCGAAGATTTGGAACTGGCTCAACAGGCAGCTAATGGTACTCCTGTATTAATTGGTAGTGGCGCAGACATTGATAATATCGGTGAGTTGATGGGATTTGCTGACGGGGTAATTGTGGCAAGTTCCATTAAAAGAAAGGGTAATATTAATGAAACCATTGATCCTACTAGGGTGTCTCAATTTGTAGAAGCCGCCCAAGAGGTGGTGGAAAAAAAGCCTGAGAAAGTTAAGGAGATGAGGTGA
- a CDS encoding cysteinyl-tRNA synthetase (PFAM: tRNA synthetases class I (C) catalytic domain; DALR domain~TIGRFAM: cysteinyl-tRNA synthetase~COGs: COG0215 Cysteinyl-tRNA synthetase~InterPro IPR015803:IPR015273:IPR002308~KEGG: cyh:Cyan8802_0471 cysteinyl-tRNA synthetase~PFAM: Cysteinyl-tRNA synthetase class Ia ; Cysteinyl-tRNA synthetase class Ia DALR~PRIAM: Cysteine--tRNA ligase~SPTR: Cysteinyl-tRNA synthetase;~TIGRFAM: cysteinyl-tRNA synthetase) — protein sequence MINSKITLYNSLSKQEEELKTISDHEVKMYCCGITVYDYCHLGHARTCIVWDVVRKYLQWRGYKVTYIQNFTDIDDKILNRARKEKCSMEEVSERFIKAYFEDMERLNVSPADAYPRATHALDGIKKLVWELEQKGYAYQTGGDVYYSVHKFDGYGKLSGRKLDDLQAGAGGRANQSEAQKENDFDFALWKSAKPDEPSYDSPWGKGRPGWHIECSAMVREMLGETIDIHAGGNDLIFPHHENEIAQSEAVTGKSLANYWMHNGMVKVEGEKMSKSLGNFITIRELLEKYDPMAVRLFVLQANYRKPIDFTKDAMESATNGWHTFCEGLQFGIKHGTSLNWTEDTHHNMITSVQERFCQEVDRDFNFAAGVAILFDLAKDLRRESNILVHEGRTTLSSEELGDKWYTLITLADVLGLKVDFYEQDSAQTQMSDEEIEALVQERIMARKAKNYAEGDRIRDILKEQGITLIDGAGGVTKWHR from the coding sequence ATGATCAACAGTAAAATTACCTTATATAACAGTCTTTCCAAGCAAGAAGAAGAATTGAAAACCATCAGCGACCATGAAGTAAAAATGTATTGCTGTGGTATTACTGTATATGATTACTGTCACTTAGGTCATGCCCGTACTTGTATTGTTTGGGATGTGGTCAGAAAATATCTACAATGGCGAGGTTATAAGGTTACTTATATTCAAAATTTTACAGACATAGACGACAAGATATTAAACCGTGCCAGAAAAGAAAAATGCTCTATGGAAGAGGTGTCAGAGCGTTTTATCAAGGCATATTTTGAGGATATGGAAAGATTGAACGTTAGCCCTGCTGATGCCTATCCTCGTGCCACCCATGCCCTTGATGGTATCAAAAAACTGGTATGGGAATTAGAACAGAAGGGCTATGCTTATCAAACAGGGGGAGATGTTTATTATTCAGTCCACAAGTTTGATGGTTATGGTAAGCTCTCAGGACGTAAATTGGACGATTTACAAGCAGGGGCAGGAGGTAGGGCAAACCAATCGGAAGCCCAAAAAGAAAATGATTTTGATTTTGCCCTGTGGAAGTCTGCAAAACCTGATGAACCTAGTTACGACTCCCCTTGGGGCAAGGGGCGCCCTGGGTGGCACATAGAATGTTCTGCCATGGTGCGGGAGATGTTGGGGGAAACCATTGATATTCATGCAGGGGGGAATGATCTTATTTTTCCCCATCATGAAAACGAAATTGCCCAATCAGAGGCGGTGACGGGTAAATCCTTGGCTAACTATTGGATGCACAATGGCATGGTGAAGGTGGAAGGGGAAAAGATGTCTAAGTCTTTGGGAAATTTTATTACCATTCGAGAGTTATTGGAAAAATATGATCCCATGGCGGTGAGGTTATTTGTTTTACAGGCAAATTATCGTAAACCCATTGACTTTACCAAAGATGCCATGGAGTCAGCAACTAATGGTTGGCATACTTTCTGTGAGGGTTTACAGTTTGGAATCAAGCATGGAACATCTTTAAATTGGACAGAGGACACCCACCATAACATGATCACATCAGTTCAGGAGCGTTTTTGTCAAGAGGTGGATCGAGATTTTAATTTTGCGGCGGGGGTAGCAATTTTGTTTGATTTAGCCAAGGATTTACGGCGAGAATCTAATATATTGGTGCATGAGGGGCGAACAACTCTATCCTCGGAGGAGTTAGGGGATAAATGGTATACTTTAATCACCCTAGCAGATGTGTTAGGCTTGAAGGTGGATTTCTATGAACAAGATTCTGCTCAAACTCAAATGAGTGATGAGGAAATAGAGGCTCTTGTGCAGGAAAGGATCATGGCTCGTAAGGCAAAAAATTACGCGGAAGGCGATCGCATCCGGGATATATTAAAAGAGCAAGGAATTACTCTGATTGATGGGGCTGGTGGTGTAACTAAGTGGCATCGTTAA
- a CDS encoding Vitamin K epoxide reductase (PFAM: Vitamin K epoxide reductase family~COGs: COG4243 membrane protein~InterPro IPR012932~KEGG: syp:SYNPCC7002_A0564 hypothetical protein~PFAM: Vitamin K epoxide reductase~SMART: Vitamin K epoxide reductase~SPTR: Putative uncharacterized protein) translates to MIRRRRNVPWIQKHSRLIIGAIALVGFILTSYLTFISLTGGDFACVGQEAGACDTVLDSAYAYPLDPVGRTGPPLSLFGALGYLAMGILSLAPLAVSPENNKKLRQNLENNTWLLILALSFAMAAFSGYLMYVLAFELQTACYYCIGSALFSLSFLVMAIIGHDWEDFGQILFIGAIVILVTIVGSLGVYSNVNNPIANEEIPLAPGERIPISRPNTAAQPPVGWEITTTSGPAEIELAEHLASVGATKYTAYWCPHCFDQKQLFGEEAYNIVPHIECTPDGLNGEPERCEGIVRAFPTWQIDGQIYEGTLTLDRLAELTGYTGNTDFKYTLPRR, encoded by the coding sequence ATGATTCGTCGTCGTCGCAATGTGCCGTGGATACAAAAACATTCACGCTTAATTATAGGTGCGATCGCCCTTGTGGGTTTTATTTTAACCTCATACCTAACCTTTATCTCCCTCACAGGGGGGGATTTTGCCTGTGTCGGACAAGAGGCAGGTGCTTGTGATACGGTATTAGATAGTGCCTATGCCTATCCTCTCGATCCTGTGGGTAGAACAGGGCCGCCCCTCAGTCTATTTGGTGCATTGGGTTATCTCGCCATGGGAATATTATCCCTTGCCCCCCTTGCCGTCTCCCCAGAAAATAATAAAAAACTGAGACAAAACCTCGAAAATAACACCTGGTTGTTAATTCTTGCCCTCAGTTTTGCCATGGCAGCCTTTAGCGGTTATCTGATGTATGTTCTCGCCTTTGAGTTACAAACCGCTTGTTATTACTGTATCGGTTCGGCTCTATTTTCCCTTAGTTTCCTTGTCATGGCAATTATTGGTCATGACTGGGAAGACTTCGGACAAATATTATTTATCGGTGCGATCGTTATTTTAGTTACCATCGTTGGTTCCCTAGGAGTTTATTCCAACGTCAATAACCCCATCGCCAACGAAGAAATACCCCTCGCTCCCGGAGAAAGAATCCCCATTTCTCGACCCAACACCGCCGCCCAACCCCCCGTAGGTTGGGAAATTACCACCACCTCTGGGCCAGCAGAAATTGAACTCGCCGAACATCTCGCCTCCGTCGGTGCTACCAAATACACCGCTTACTGGTGTCCTCACTGTTTTGATCAAAAACAGTTGTTTGGAGAAGAAGCCTATAACATCGTCCCCCATATCGAATGTACCCCAGACGGTTTAAATGGCGAACCAGAAAGATGTGAAGGCATTGTAAGGGCATTCCCCACCTGGCAAATTGATGGTCAAATCTATGAAGGTACCTTAACCCTTGATCGTTTGGCAGAGTTAACGGGATATACGGGTAATACTGACTTTAAATATACCCTACCTCGTCGTTAA
- a CDS encoding protein of unknown function DUF187 (PFAM: Uncharacterised BCR, COG1649~COGs: COG1649 conserved hypothetical protein~InterPro IPR003790~KEGG: cyt:cce_1719 hypothetical protein~PFAM: protein of unknown function DUF187~SPTR: Putative uncharacterized protein) — protein MNHYSFAPQWFSFRPLKLLALFFASYFTMLMVGGWSIPVFSQTTPEIRGVWLTTSDTETIFDRPKMKEAMANLASMNFNTIYPVVWNSGYALYPSPVAQRAGIQPFIHRGFQGQEPLAELIDEAHRHQLLVLPWFEFGFMAPPTSELALKHPQWLTQAQDGSQTTSSAAGEVVWLNPFHPEVQQFITSLVMEVINRYDIDGIQFDDHLALPVSLGYDSYTRNLYRQETNQNPPTNFRDGAWVRWRANKITDFVEQLNRQIKARKPNAIFSVSPNPYTTAYNSFLQDWLDWVRKDLINELIVQVYRADFSAFMREITSPEIREARDRIPVGIGILTGLGNRIKSIDFIRDKALAVRRERLGISFFFYGSMWNRTPELKAERKSSFRALFPRQSHRTATILNPSPRHGI, from the coding sequence ATGAATCACTATTCTTTTGCTCCTCAATGGTTCTCTTTTCGTCCATTGAAATTGTTAGCTTTATTTTTTGCCTCTTACTTTACCATGTTAATGGTTGGGGGCTGGAGTATTCCTGTTTTTTCTCAAACGACTCCAGAAATAAGGGGGGTATGGTTAACCACTAGCGATACTGAAACTATTTTTGATCGTCCTAAAATGAAAGAGGCGATGGCAAATCTTGCCTCCATGAATTTTAATACTATCTACCCTGTAGTCTGGAATTCAGGTTATGCCCTCTACCCTAGCCCTGTGGCACAAAGGGCAGGAATACAGCCATTCATCCATCGGGGATTTCAAGGGCAAGAACCTTTGGCAGAATTAATTGATGAAGCCCATCGTCACCAATTACTGGTTTTACCATGGTTTGAGTTTGGTTTTATGGCACCTCCCACTTCAGAATTAGCCCTCAAACACCCCCAATGGTTAACCCAAGCCCAAGATGGAAGCCAAACCACCTCTAGCGCTGCGGGGGAGGTTGTGTGGTTAAATCCTTTTCATCCCGAGGTACAACAATTTATTACTTCTTTGGTGATGGAAGTGATAAATCGTTATGACATTGATGGTATTCAATTTGATGATCATTTAGCCTTGCCTGTGAGTCTTGGTTATGATTCTTATACCCGTAATCTTTATCGCCAAGAAACAAATCAAAATCCCCCCACTAATTTTCGGGATGGGGCTTGGGTGCGCTGGCGGGCGAATAAGATTACGGATTTTGTGGAACAACTCAATCGGCAAATTAAAGCCCGAAAACCCAATGCGATTTTTTCAGTTTCTCCCAATCCCTACACTACGGCTTACAATTCTTTTTTGCAGGATTGGTTGGACTGGGTGAGAAAAGATTTAATTAATGAGTTGATTGTGCAGGTATATCGGGCAGATTTTTCTGCTTTTATGAGGGAAATTACCAGTCCCGAAATTCGTGAGGCAAGGGATAGGATTCCTGTGGGTATTGGCATTTTAACGGGCTTGGGTAATCGAATCAAATCCATTGATTTTATTCGGGATAAAGCCTTGGCAGTGCGACGGGAAAGGTTGGGTATTTCTTTCTTTTTCTATGGTAGTATGTGGAACAGAACCCCTGAGTTAAAAGCTGAAAGAAAATCTAGTTTTCGAGCTCTTTTTCCTCGCCAATCCCATCGCACGGCAACTATTTTAAATCCTTCACCTCGTCATGGTATTTAA